The following coding sequences are from one Natrarchaeobaculum sulfurireducens window:
- the trpB gene encoding tryptophan synthase subunit beta: MSTDDRDADPTFGDYGGQYVPEALMPALQELEDAYERYVLENEDGFMDEFRERLREFGGRPTPLQRADRLSERYDREIYLKREDLLHGGAHKLNNALGQVLLAKYMGKERIVAETGAGQHGTATAMAAAHLEMPCEIYMGRTDVNRQRPNVYRMRMNGAEVNPVDAGSATLKEAINETMRDWATTVENTHYVIGSIVGPHPFPKLVRDFQAVIGQETREQIQEQAGRLPDSVIACAGGGSNTMGTFHAFVDDEESAELRSTDDSSGQSPREHVGLYAVEAGGSSLEIDEENALAPNSATLSTGTDGVLHGAMTKLLQSGDGQIMESHSVSAGLDYAGVGPELSHLVETGRVTPVSVGDEAALNGFHRLSRLEGIIPALETSHAFGYLEESHGDLGDLIVVNVSGRGDKDLETVLEETEKRDLEAAPDVEVFDGE, encoded by the coding sequence ATGAGTACGGACGACCGCGACGCCGACCCGACGTTCGGCGACTACGGCGGCCAGTACGTCCCCGAGGCGCTGATGCCGGCGCTGCAGGAACTCGAGGACGCCTACGAGCGGTATGTCCTCGAGAACGAGGACGGCTTCATGGACGAGTTCCGCGAGCGGCTCCGCGAGTTCGGTGGCCGGCCGACGCCGCTGCAACGGGCCGACCGACTGAGCGAGCGCTACGATCGCGAGATCTATCTCAAACGCGAGGACCTCCTCCACGGCGGCGCACACAAGCTGAACAACGCCCTTGGGCAGGTCCTGCTCGCGAAGTACATGGGCAAAGAACGGATCGTCGCCGAAACCGGCGCGGGCCAGCACGGCACGGCGACGGCGATGGCCGCAGCCCACCTCGAGATGCCCTGTGAAATTTACATGGGTCGAACCGACGTCAATCGCCAGCGCCCGAACGTCTACCGGATGCGGATGAACGGTGCCGAGGTGAACCCCGTCGACGCCGGTAGCGCCACCCTGAAGGAAGCGATCAACGAGACGATGCGCGACTGGGCGACGACCGTCGAGAACACCCACTACGTCATCGGGAGCATCGTCGGCCCCCACCCGTTCCCGAAACTCGTCCGGGACTTCCAGGCCGTCATCGGTCAGGAAACCCGCGAGCAGATCCAGGAGCAGGCCGGCCGACTCCCCGACAGCGTGATCGCCTGTGCCGGCGGCGGCTCGAACACGATGGGGACGTTTCACGCGTTCGTCGACGACGAGGAGAGCGCGGAGCTACGCTCCACGGATGACTCGAGCGGGCAGAGCCCGCGAGAGCACGTCGGGCTGTACGCCGTCGAAGCCGGCGGCTCGAGCCTCGAGATCGACGAGGAGAACGCGCTGGCACCCAACTCCGCGACGCTCTCGACGGGCACCGACGGCGTCCTCCACGGCGCGATGACGAAACTGCTCCAGAGCGGCGACGGCCAGATCATGGAATCACACAGCGTGAGCGCAGGCCTCGATTACGCCGGTGTCGGCCCCGAACTGTCCCATCTCGTCGAGACGGGGCGGGTCACCCCAGTCAGCGTCGGCGACGAGGCTGCACTGAACGGTTTCCACCGACTCTCCCGACTCGAGGGGATCATCCCCGCCCTCGAGACGAGCCACGCCTTCGGCTATCTAGAGGAGTCCCACGGGGACCTCGGCGACCTCATCGTCGTCAACGTCTCCGGCCGGGGCGACAAGGACCTAGAGACCGTCCTCGAGGAAACCGAGAAACGCGACCTCGAGGCCGCACCGGACGTGGAGGTGTTCGACGGTGAATAG
- a CDS encoding MGMT family protein, translating to MEDVTDAGIYARESTYLDRYVQLGVASGRVLSVSFPETPDGEAEPEHPVLEQIFEYLDGIEPVTFENVQVALTMPTDQRAVLEQVREIPYGNQVDVERLARMTPELDPDNEDDLILVRTALDENPAPLLLPDHRVRDGPSAAPPAIEQKLRSLEEL from the coding sequence ATGGAGGACGTCACGGACGCCGGTATCTACGCGCGGGAATCGACGTATCTCGACCGATACGTACAACTCGGCGTAGCCAGCGGACGCGTACTGAGCGTCTCGTTTCCGGAGACACCGGACGGAGAGGCAGAACCCGAACATCCCGTTCTCGAGCAAATCTTCGAGTACTTAGACGGCATCGAACCCGTCACGTTCGAGAACGTCCAGGTCGCACTGACGATGCCGACTGACCAGCGGGCGGTGCTCGAGCAGGTTCGAGAGATCCCGTACGGAAATCAGGTCGACGTCGAGCGCCTCGCTCGAATGACTCCCGAACTCGACCCCGACAACGAGGACGATCTTATTCTGGTCAGAACGGCACTCGACGAGAACCCTGCGCCACTGTTGCTCCCCGACCACCGGGTACGTGACGGGCCGAGCGCCGCGCCGCCGGCCATCGAGCAGAAGCTCCGGTCGCTCGAGGAACTGTAG
- the trpA gene encoding tryptophan synthase subunit alpha, translating to MNSEDRRPAGGDPRNHRTGSDGQERAVRADGGTDSDIEATIRENDPALITYVTAGDPSLEDTKAYVEALDRGGADLIELGLPFSEPIAEGPTIQAAINRALEAGTTPDGFFDLVDDLETEAPLLVMTYYNMVLQYGPEADVRPFVERAAEVGLSGIIVPDLPAEEADPLRAACDEHGLDLVFIVAPTTEGERLETIMSQVSGFAYVQARLGTTGARGDVSTATHESLQRLADYDVPKAVGFGVSEGDHATEIVEAGADGVIVGSALIDIIADSDDTAEGVDRLEAKATELKAGAVRGTGDGRPDPDAPEPEHP from the coding sequence GTGAATAGCGAGGATCGACGACCGGCGGGAGGAGATCCTCGGAACCACCGAACGGGGAGTGACGGCCAGGAGCGAGCCGTTCGCGCCGATGGCGGTACGGACAGCGACATCGAGGCCACGATCCGCGAGAACGACCCCGCGCTCATCACCTACGTCACCGCGGGCGACCCGTCGCTCGAGGACACGAAAGCGTACGTCGAAGCCCTCGACCGCGGTGGGGCGGACCTGATCGAACTCGGGTTGCCATTTTCCGAGCCGATCGCGGAGGGGCCGACGATCCAGGCGGCGATCAACCGCGCGCTCGAGGCCGGCACCACGCCCGACGGCTTCTTCGACCTCGTCGACGACCTCGAGACGGAGGCACCGCTGCTGGTGATGACATACTACAACATGGTGTTGCAGTACGGTCCCGAGGCGGACGTCCGGCCGTTCGTCGAACGCGCCGCCGAGGTCGGGCTCTCGGGGATCATCGTTCCCGACCTCCCTGCCGAGGAGGCCGACCCGCTCCGGGCGGCCTGTGACGAGCACGGACTCGACCTCGTCTTCATCGTCGCGCCGACGACCGAAGGCGAACGCCTCGAGACCATCATGTCCCAGGTGTCCGGCTTCGCCTACGTCCAGGCGCGACTCGGGACGACCGGCGCGCGCGGTGACGTTTCGACGGCGACCCACGAGAGTCTGCAACGTCTCGCCGACTACGACGTCCCAAAAGCGGTCGGCTTCGGCGTCAGCGAGGGCGACCACGCGACCGAGATCGTCGAGGCGGGCGCCGACGGCGTCATCGTCGGTAGCGCACTCATCGACATCATCGCCGATAGCGACGACACTGCCGAGGGCGTCGACCGCCTCGAGGCGAAAGCGACCGAACTCAAA
- the trpC gene encoding indole-3-glycerol phosphate synthase, translated as MNSETELAPAVASILEAARERPGGGDRVSVDARSLSDAIDRAEAAGRVPVVAEVKPTSPTAEGTRDDDPAALAEAMVEGGATAISVLTEPDHFGGSAESLRRVRDAVDVPVLRKDFIMHEAQLDVVEADLLLLIARFVDDLEALVAAARERGFQPLVEVHDRAELESALEAGADLIGVNNRDLARLEVDLGTFESVATEVPDDVTLIAESGISSPEDVRRMREAGANALLVGSAIMDYGTGETDITANTRRLTQATTGDE; from the coding sequence ATGAACTCCGAAACGGAGCTCGCGCCCGCGGTGGCTTCGATCCTCGAGGCCGCTCGTGAGCGCCCGGGAGGCGGCGACCGCGTCTCTGTCGACGCACGCTCGCTGTCGGACGCGATCGACCGTGCGGAGGCGGCGGGCCGCGTGCCGGTCGTCGCCGAAGTGAAACCGACGAGTCCAACCGCCGAGGGGACTCGAGACGACGATCCTGCGGCTCTCGCCGAGGCAATGGTCGAAGGCGGGGCTACGGCGATCTCGGTGTTGACCGAGCCCGATCACTTCGGCGGCTCCGCCGAGTCCCTGCGACGGGTTCGAGATGCCGTCGACGTCCCGGTCCTCCGAAAGGACTTCATCATGCACGAAGCGCAGTTGGACGTCGTCGAGGCCGATCTGCTCCTGCTGATCGCACGCTTCGTCGACGATCTCGAGGCGCTCGTCGCAGCTGCTCGCGAGCGTGGGTTTCAACCGCTGGTCGAAGTTCACGACCGAGCGGAACTCGAGTCCGCTCTCGAAGCAGGTGCCGACCTCATCGGCGTCAACAACCGCGATCTGGCTCGACTCGAGGTCGATCTCGGAACCTTCGAGTCGGTGGCAACCGAGGTACCCGACGACGTCACCCTGATCGCCGAAAGCGGTATCTCCTCGCCCGAAGACGTCCGACGGATGCGCGAGGCGGGCGCAAACGCCCTGCTGGTCGGCAGCGCGATCATGGACTACGGTACTGGAGAGACGGACATAACGGCGAACACACGACGACTGACACAGGCGACGACAGGAGACGAGTGA